In Methanobacteriales archaeon HGW-Methanobacteriales-1, the following are encoded in one genomic region:
- a CDS encoding adenosylcobinamide-phosphate synthase: MDTLIFMIIALAVFIDLLMGELPSKIHPVVWMGQSIYFLKQYLIKIKSKWSGFILTFVLTVFFVLSTIIILYYTSFNYIIYILISGILLSTTFSIKMLIESSKDVATNLSLNSEKARQKVSYLVSRDTENLDDSQMISATIESLTENITDSITSPILFAFIFGVPGAMFFRLVNTLDAMVGYKNEENVLIGWFPAKLDDILNYIPARVTGLIIVISSFVLRMNWRNSFKIMIRDAKNSPSPNSGFTMAAAAGALEIQLEKPNIYLIGDNKKNLNIETIHDAIKLTKIAVFLFLIISISFFALIYYLISIYLFNL; this comes from the coding sequence ATGGATACTTTGATTTTCATGATAATAGCTTTAGCAGTTTTCATAGACCTTTTAATGGGTGAACTCCCTTCAAAAATACATCCTGTAGTGTGGATGGGCCAATCAATTTATTTTTTAAAGCAGTATTTAATTAAAATAAAAAGTAAATGGTCTGGTTTCATATTAACATTTGTATTAACTGTTTTTTTTGTGTTATCAACTATAATAATTCTTTATTATACTTCATTTAATTATATAATTTATATTTTGATTTCGGGAATTTTGTTATCTACTACTTTCTCTATAAAAATGCTTATTGAATCTTCAAAAGATGTTGCAACTAATTTATCCTTAAATTCAGAAAAAGCCAGACAAAAAGTTTCTTATCTTGTTAGTCGAGATACTGAAAATTTAGATGATTCTCAAATGATATCTGCTACAATTGAAAGTTTAACAGAAAATATAACAGATTCTATTACCTCACCTATTTTGTTTGCATTTATATTTGGAGTACCTGGTGCAATGTTTTTCAGACTTGTAAATACTTTAGATGCTATGGTTGGATATAAAAATGAAGAAAATGTACTTATTGGATGGTTTCCGGCTAAATTAGATGATATTCTTAATTATATTCCAGCAAGAGTCACAGGATTAATAATTGTTATTTCTTCATTTGTTTTAAGAATGAACTGGAGAAATAGTTTTAAAATAATGATAAGAGATGCTAAAAATTCTCCAAGCCCTAATTCTGGTTTTACAATGGCTGCTGCAGCTGGAGCACTGGAAATACAATTAGAAAAACCAAACATATACTTAATTGGAGATAATAAAAAAAATCTAAACATTGAAACAATTCATGATGCTATAAAACTTACTAAAATAGCCGTGTTTTTATTTTTAATTATTTCAATAAGTTTTTTTGCTTTAATATATTACCTAATATCAATTTACTTATTTAATTTGTAG
- a CDS encoding cobalamin biosynthesis protein CbiG translates to MFQLEFEGKIMKIAILSVSKHGKELANKLKINLEQDSTIMHVQIFHKNAKNNLIKVFNDFDAIIGIMALGIMVRISCGLISNKITDPAIIVIDDCGNNVISLLSGHLGGANNLTIKIADLIDSNPVITTSTDIHGFVGIDEMARRLHWEIIDPKLILNFNSFILKGEKIGLFSNKNIDYLLYDPKISKTYQYSPGMDLKDNFNISNQVSNNFQENDILAINCSKKPHDMDLNSNDSNLKNDLNKSILNEDKNINNFVVLILRPKKLVIGIGSRKGVSKDQIIISIKKAAEILNLPMNRFDLVATAEIKQNEKGILEASDELNIPLKIVKMDQIKEFESEQIHPSEFVENTFGVKGVCEPAALLIAGDNSKLIFKKTAFNGVTIAVAVSDN, encoded by the coding sequence ATGTTTCAATTAGAATTTGAAGGAAAAATAATGAAAATAGCAATATTATCTGTTAGTAAACATGGTAAAGAGCTGGCCAATAAGCTTAAAATAAATCTAGAACAAGATTCTACCATAATGCATGTTCAAATATTCCATAAGAATGCTAAGAATAATTTAATTAAAGTATTTAATGATTTTGACGCAATTATAGGTATCATGGCTTTAGGTATCATGGTCAGAATTTCTTGTGGATTAATTTCAAATAAAATTACAGATCCAGCTATCATTGTAATTGATGATTGTGGAAATAATGTTATTAGCCTATTGTCTGGCCATTTAGGCGGTGCCAATAATTTAACTATTAAAATAGCTGATTTAATAGATTCTAATCCAGTTATAACCACCTCAACAGATATTCATGGTTTTGTAGGAATTGATGAAATGGCCCGGAGACTTCACTGGGAAATTATTGATCCTAAATTAATTCTTAATTTTAATTCTTTTATTTTAAAAGGAGAAAAAATTGGCTTATTTTCTAATAAAAATATAGATTATTTGTTGTATGATCCAAAAATTAGTAAAACATATCAATATTCACCTGGAATGGATTTAAAAGATAATTTCAATATATCTAATCAAGTATCTAATAATTTTCAAGAAAATGATATTTTAGCAATTAATTGCTCTAAAAAACCACATGACATGGATTTAAATTCAAATGATTCTAATTTAAAAAATGATTTAAATAAAAGCATTTTAAATGAAGATAAAAATATTAATAACTTTGTTGTCTTGATTTTAAGGCCTAAAAAATTAGTAATTGGTATTGGAAGCCGAAAAGGAGTTTCTAAAGATCAAATAATAATTTCCATAAAAAAAGCTGCTGAAATATTAAATTTGCCTATGAATAGATTTGATTTAGTGGCCACGGCTGAAATTAAACAAAATGAAAAAGGAATTTTAGAAGCATCTGATGAGTTAAATATTCCTTTGAAAATTGTTAAAATGGACCAAATAAAAGAATTCGAATCAGAACAGATACATCCTTCAGAGTTTGTAGAAAATACTTTTGGAGTAAAAGGAGTATGTGAGCCTGCAGCTCTTTTAATTGCTGGTGATAATTCCAAATTAATATTTAAAAAAACGGCTTTCAATGGGGTTACTATTGCAGTTGCAGTTTCTGATAATTAA